The following are encoded in a window of Primulina eburnea isolate SZY01 chromosome 4, ASM2296580v1, whole genome shotgun sequence genomic DNA:
- the LOC140829581 gene encoding uncharacterized protein, protein MEGSTNTVFRPPVLDGSNYALWKVKMRVFIKSIDERAWQRVLDGWSPPKLEDADGDTRLKPESTWTVDEVQSSNFNSKALNAVFSSVDTRMFNLITNCVCAKDAWEILQKHCEGSASVRKTRLRMVTSKFESLRMEDKESILEYDCRLRQLSNESHGLGDPIPNERLVNKVLRSLPERFNVKVCAIEESKDTSTINLDELMSSLRTFEMNLVLQRKDKGKTIAFEASTES, encoded by the coding sequence ATGGAAGGATCAACAAATACTGTTTTTAGGCCTCCCGTGTTGGATGGATCAAACTATGCATTGTGGAAAGTAAAGATGAGGGTTTTTATTAAATCCATTGACGAAAGAGCTTGGCAACGTGTACTTGATGGTTGGAGTCCACCAAAACTCGAGGATGCTGATGGAGACACACGGCTCAAACCTGAAAGTACATGGACTGTCGATGAAGTGCAATCTTCAAACTTTAATTCCAAGGCTCTCAATGCTGTATTTTCATCTGTTGACACAAGGATGTTTAATTTAATCACCAATTGTGTATGCGCCAAAGATGCTTGGGAGATACTCCAGAAGCACTGTGAAGGATCCGCAAGTGTGCGGAAAACTAGGCTAAGGATGGTGACATCAAAGTTCGAAAGTTTGAGAATGGAGGACAAGGAGTCTATTCTTGAGTATGACTGCCGGTTGAGACAACTCTCAAATGAATCACATGGCCTAGGAGATCCCATACCAAATGAAAGATTGGTGAACAAGGTTCTAAGATCTCTTCCTGAGAGATTCAATGTCAAAGTTTGCGCTATTGAAGAATCTAAAGACACTTCAACGATCAACTTGGATGAACTAATGAGTTCTCTCAGAACTTTTGAGATGAATCTTGTTCTACAAAGGAAGGATAAAGGGAAGACAATAGCCTTTGAAGCCTCAACCGAATCTTAA